In one window of Paracoccus saliphilus DNA:
- a CDS encoding IclR family transcriptional regulator, with product MTDKTRTRVGAIDRSLQILDLLTERHQPMTTYDLARSTGAPVSTIYKLVEELLDRSMLSRIGENGIWLGPRLMRYGLTYRARMDVFAEARREMTRLSENLGETVQICARDEGMMTVIGMARAAGHFNVASDVGTRVPLNWTASGRLLLGHLDDEERLRIFTQSALPSETGQAETDPAVLSRQARKEFEARLAVQMSASEFAVACIAAPICDENGSCLATISIVLPETRARTAYDELTREVQNSARTIETALGRRG from the coding sequence ATGACCGACAAAACCAGAACACGAGTCGGCGCGATCGATCGCAGCCTGCAAATTCTCGATCTTTTGACAGAGCGTCACCAACCGATGACAACCTATGATCTGGCGCGCAGCACAGGCGCACCGGTCTCGACGATTTACAAGCTCGTGGAAGAGCTTCTTGACCGCTCCATGCTGTCGCGAATCGGTGAAAACGGCATCTGGCTGGGCCCAAGGTTGATGCGCTACGGTCTTACCTATCGCGCCCGCATGGATGTCTTTGCCGAGGCACGGCGCGAAATGACCAGATTATCGGAAAATCTTGGCGAGACGGTACAGATCTGTGCCCGAGACGAGGGCATGATGACGGTGATCGGCATGGCTCGCGCCGCCGGACATTTCAACGTCGCCTCTGATGTCGGCACACGGGTCCCGCTCAACTGGACAGCGTCGGGCAGGCTTTTGCTTGGGCATCTCGATGACGAGGAGCGGCTGCGCATCTTCACCCAGAGTGCGCTGCCGTCAGAGACCGGACAGGCCGAAACAGACCCGGCGGTATTGTCACGGCAGGCACGCAAAGAGTTCGAGGCGCGGCTTGCGGTGCAGATGAGTGCGTCTGAATTCGCGGTTGCGTGTATCGCGGCTCCGATCTGTGATGAAAATGGCAGTTGTCTCGCCACCATCTCCATCGTGCTCCCCGAAACCCGCGCTCGCACCGCTTACGATGAACTCACTCGCGAGGTGCAGAATTCTGCGAGAACCATCGAAACGGCATTGGGCAGGCGGGGTTGA